A window from Scheffersomyces stipitis CBS 6054 chromosome 7, complete sequence encodes these proteins:
- a CDS encoding predicted protein has translation MSGQRPKLLTFDAFAKTVEDARIRTTSGGIITLFCIFVVMFLIRNEYSDYTSVITRPELVVDRDINKPLDIYLDVSFHNLPCDLLSLDIMDEAGDLQLDILKSGFEKFRIVKDSEEEIIDRESTPINADLSIEEMAKGLKEGEDGECGSCYGALPQDKKQYCCNDCETVKLAYAEKLWGFYDGENIEQCENEGYVQRVQSRINGKEGCRIKGNARINRISGTMDFAPGASFTSSGHHVHDLSLYDKHPHLNFDHIVNKLTFGPIPDESVPTAESTHPLDNYGVALNDKNHVFTYYLKVVATRFEFLNGASKALDANQFSVITHDRPISGGKDNDHQHTLHAKGGIPGVVFHFDISPLKIINREQYAKSWSGFVLGVVSSVAGVLIVGSLLDRSVYAAESAIKGKKNM, from the exons ATGTCTGGTCAAAGACCGAAACTTCTTACGTTTGACGCGTTTGCCAAAACGGTGGAAGATGCCAGAATCAGAACCACTTCCGGGGGTATCATTACGCTTTTCTGCATTTTCGTTGTAATGTTTCTCATTAGAAACGAATACAGCGACTATACCTCGGTGATTACGAGACCGGAATTGGTCGTAGACAGAGATATCAACAAGCCGTTGGACATCTACCTCGATGTGTCGTTCCACAACTTACCGTGCGACTTGTTATCGTTGGATATCATGGACGAAGCAGGCGACTTACAGTTGGATATCTTGAAGTCAGGATTTGAAAAGTTTAGGATTGTCAAAGACAGCGAGG aagagattaTTGACAGGGAATCAACGCCAATTAACGCCGATTTGCTGATAGAGGAAATGGCTAAAGGCTTGAAAGAGGGCGAAGATGGCGAATGTGGCTCATGTTACGGTGCCTTGCCCCAGGACAAAAAGCAATACTGTTGTAATGACTGTGAAACAGTCAAGCTTGCCTACGCTGAAAAGTTGTGGGGTTTCTATGACGGTGAGAACATTGAACAGTGTGAAAACGAAGGCTATGTCCAGAGAGTTCAAAGTAGAATCAACGGCAAAGAGGGCTGTAGAATCAAAGGTAATGCCAGAATCAACAGAATCTCTGGAACTATGGACTTTGCTCCGGGAGCTTCGTTCACCAGTTCTGGTCATCATGTCCACGATCTTTCCCTCTACGATAAGCACCCTCACCTTAATTTTGACCATATTGTAAATAAGTTGACGTTTGGCCCTATTCCTGATGAGCTGGTTCCTACAGCTGAATCAACTCATCCATTGGATAACTACGGTGTGGCACTCAACGACAAGAATCACGTCTTCACCTACTACTTGAAGGTGGTAGCTACACGATTCGAGTTCTTGAACGGTGCCAGTAAGGCTTTGGATGCTAACCAGTTCTCCGTCATCACCCACGATAGACCTATCAGCGGTGGTAAAGACAACGACCATCAACATACCTTGCATGCTAAAGGAGGCATACCGGGTGTTGTTTTCCACTTTGATATTTCACCATTAAAAATCATTAACCGCGAACAGTACGCCAAGAGTTGGTCTGGATTCGTTCTTGGAGTCGTCAGTTCAGTAGCTGGTGTTCTCATTGTTGGTTCTCTTTTGGACCGATCCGTGTATGCGGCCGAGAGTGCCATCAAGgggaagaagaacatgtAA
- a CDS encoding predicted protein yields MSSVEEFESILKELPTLKAPGVSGTRIKKLTELAVKNIDQESSLITLLYSNCKAAPSSHKLGTLYVVDSIVRAYLEEAKKQNQVVESSAPEGTFASGVFKISELIESLIDDALELSITQAQNIKISKLVDIWERAETFSHDIIVRIRQKHFTSTTPPGSPPRAAGEIAKPTGEATSATAEKTDSTSILSALASLAKTSSPGSQNTQPAENKANTILSQLSALSAPQGASQPNFAPRPQQGQGGNEQLIFNMLQQMQQGGSGSAPPPNIPSIPQQPPRNDYGSDRRRREQDNGYSRRNRSRSPPGNRYGGVRSPPRQHESMSYNRSGPGGDLNVPGTPHYRPRNVGFDQSLPQGSFKVLSRTLFIGGVPRNMDDQALAHMLSPFAEVQSVILNSERKHAFVKVYSRREAEQVIGQFNKDNAMPLRTRWGVGFGPRDCCNYQHGISIIPIQRLTDADKTWVVNAQWGGTGGQPLSSGMVIDEPDIEIGAGISSKAMSKKMPTNSARNGPKSNRPGEPDEEYAKTTLLPHQAGHMSHGAQPDFNTFTQSSVNPLSGLFANSESDSQSQSRPPQGFNQPSQPQGQGFPDFLNNLQQQGGNPNLSATLANLFQQGGNQQ; encoded by the exons ATGTCGTCcgttgaagaattcgaATCCATTTTGAAGGAGTTGCCTACTTTGAAGGCTCCCGGAGTTTCTGGTACTCgtatcaagaagttgacagaATTAGCAGTCAAGAACATTGATCAGGAGTCCTCGTTGATCACTCTCTTATATTCCAACTGTAAAGCAGCTCCATCATCTCATAAATTGGGAACCTTGTATGTGGTAGATTCCATTGTAAGAGCCTATTtagaagaagccaagaagcAGAACCAGGTCGTCGAGTCTCTGGCTCCAGAGGGCACTTTTGCTTCTGGTGTATTCAAGATCAGTGAATTGATCGAGTCGTTGATTGACGACGCATTGGAGTTACTGATTACTCAGGCTCAGAATATCAAGATCAGCAAGTTAGTAGATATCTGGGAAAGAGCTGAAACTTTCAGCCATGACATCATTGTCAGAATTAGACAAAAGCACTTTACTTCTACTACTCCTCCTGGCTCTCCTCCAAGAGCTGCGGGAGAAATTGCTAAGCCAACTGGCGAGGCAACTTCTGCAACTGCTGAAAAGACAGATTCGACCAGTATTTTACTGGCTCTTGCCTCTTTGGCCAAAACTAGCTCTCCAGGTTCGCAGAATACTCAGCCCGCTGAAAACAAGGCCAACACAATCTTATCGCAATTATCAGCTCTCTCTGCTCCTCAAGGTGCATCACAACCAAATTTTGCTCCCCGTCCGCAGCAAGGTCAGGGAGGAAACGAACAgttgatcttcaatatGTTGCAACAAATGCAACAAGGAGGCTCCGGATCTGCACCTCCTCCGAACATTCCTCTGATTCCCCAACAACCTCCTAGAAACGACTATGGATCAGATAGACGCAGACGTGAGCAAGATAATGGCTACTCTCGTAGAAACAGATCTAGATCTCCTCCAGGTAACAGATACGGAGGAGTCAGATCTCCTCCTAGACAACACGAATCAATGAGCTATAATCGTAGTGGTCCAG GAGGTGATCTTAACGTTCCAGGAACTCCTCATTATCGTCCTAGAAATGTTGGTTTCGACCAGTCTTTGCCTCAGGGTTCTTTCAAGGTTTTGTCTAGAACTTTATTCATTGGTGGTGTCCCACGCAACATGGACGATCAGGCTTTAGCTCACATGTTGAGTCCTTTCGCTGAAGTTCAATCTGTTATTTTGAACAGCGAAAGAAAGCACGCTTTCGTCAAGGTTTACTCGAGAAGAGAAGCTGAACAGGTCATTGGACAATTCAACAAGGATAATGCTATGCCCTTGAGAACTCGTTGGGGTGTTGGTTTTGGACCTAGAGACTGTTGCAACTACCAACATGGTATTTCCATCATTCCTATCCAGAGATTGACTGATGCAGACAAGACATGGGTGGTCAATGCTCAATGGGGAGGAACTGGAGGTCAACCTTTGCTGAGCGGTATGGTTATAGATGAGCCTGATATTGAGATTGGTGCTGGTATTTCTTCTAAGGCCATGTCCAAAAAGATGCCTACCAATTCTGCCAGGAATGGTCCTAAGTCAAATAGACCAGGTGAGccagatgaagaatatgcCAAAACTACTTTGCTTCCACATCAAGCTGGCCACATGTCTCACGGAGCTCAGCCAGACTTCAACACATTCACGCAATCATCTGTTAACCCATTATCTGGGTTGTTTGCCAACTCTGAGTCAGATTCGCAATCGCAATCCCGTCCACCTCAAGGATTTAACCAACCTTCACAGCCACAGGGACAGGGATTTCCCGATTTTTTAAACAACTTACAACAGCAAGGTGGCAACCCCAACTTGAGTGCCACTTTAGCTAACTTGTTCCAACAAGGTGGAAACCAGCAATAG
- a CDS encoding mitochondrial 54S ribosomal protein YmL17/YmL30, with product MKSVLGRSFTRAYATQSSTAPKISSTLLLSRNPVVTADLNPFQAQYYKYQNELWRRLMWTFPKWFYFRVGTISEQRFRQLNKDPVSNNPDIEFPRGRPEIRHQRDRRFKQELRLPKTYKEEVEVDDAGEDTGAPGAPANDDLARKIVPNSRITKADEANDKTSLERKLSRTLYLVIRNDNNKWALPNFGEKTEELQALHDLAEEGLYKIGGEHINYFNVSNTPCHLYNNEVENKKEYFIKSHILSGEFEPQDKSLQYLWLTKEELKDHLNEDYYKDIAHLLNDV from the coding sequence ATGAAGAGCGTCTTGGGCAGAAGCTTTACTAGAGCTTATGCTACGCAGAGCTCGACAGCTCCTAAAATCTCGTCGACTCTCTTGCTTCTGAGAAACCCAGTTGTAACTGCAGACTTAAACCCATTCCAAGCCCAATACTACAAATACCAGAACGAGTTATGGCGCAGATTGATGTGGACCTTCCCCAAGTGGTTCTATTTCAGAGTCGGAACGATTTCGGAGCAGCGTTTCCGTCAACTTAACAAAGATCCTGTCTCCAACAACCCCGATATAGAGTTTCCTAGAGGTAGACCTGAGATCAGACACCAAAGAGATAGACGGTTCAAGCAGGAATTGAGACTTCCAAAGACATataaggaagaagttgaagtggATGATGCCGGCGAAGATACAGGAGCGCCCGGAGCCCCTGCTAATGACGATTTGGCTCGTAAGATTGTACCCAACTCGAGAATAACCAAGGCAGATGAAGCCAACGACAAAACCAGtttggaaagaaagttAAGTAGAACGTTGTATTTGGTGATACGtaacgacaacaacaagtgGGCTTTGCCCAACTTCGGCGAGAAAACCGAAGAGCTCCAGGCATTGCATGATTTGGCTGAGGAAGGGTTGTACAAAATTGGAGGAGAACATatcaactacttcaacGTCTCAAATACTCCATGCCACTTATACAATAACGAAGTCgaaaacaagaaggaaTATTTCATCAAATCCCACATCTTGTCCGGTGAGTTCGAGCCTCAAGATAAGTCGTTGCAGTATCTCTGGTTaaccaaagaagagttgaaggatCACTTAAATGAGGACTACTATAAAGATATTGCTCATTTGTTGAACGACGTGTGA
- a CDS encoding predicted protein has translation MSKVISKTNRSFFNNLAPVQIKDKPLAGHTSSSSEIILISINNTGTRLVTSRTDKSIRIWKCNPDRLSDPLIIEDAHTRPIESVAWNPKTEHSFVTVGRDTYVKLWKGHTGSLERQIKVEKTLKQSDATMLIHVSYSPDGELLAVVDRDSTLFLYSVAQNYKKVHETRLAEHVYEIQWFHEGHSYFICALHDGTLPIYKVTDVEDSDGDVHLELKTQLTGHRSSATAVKIDPRGTYLAVGSSEGVISLWNTATMLNSKVITDVDESISSLGISRDGAYVASSYDNGSNIIIYDNEAGKKVYEVPNSMSGKMAFSCITWFPNKTSFAYTSDFGTTLTLMKKP, from the coding sequence ATGTCCAAAGTGATCTCCAAGACTAACAGgtcgttcttcaacaatcttgCTCCAGTGCAGATAAAAGACAAGCCGCTAGCCGGGCAcacttcttcgtcatcagAAATCATTCTCATTTCCATCAACAATACTGGAACCAGATTAGTGACATCCCGTACAGACAAATCCATCCGGATCTGGAAGTGTAACCCAGACAGACTCAGCGACCCTCTCATAATCGAAGATGCCCATACACGGCCCATTGAGCTGGTGGCATGGAATCCCAAAACAGAACATTCGTTCGTCACAGTGGGGAGAGACACCTATGTCAAGCTATGGAAAGGACATACAGGCAGTTTGGAGAGACAGATCAAGGTTGAGAAGACATTGAAGCAACTGGATGCTACAATGTTGATCCACGTGAGCTATTCACCAGACGGAGAACTTTTGGCGGTTGTGGACAGAGACTCGACTCTCTTCTTGTACTCTGTTGCTCAGAACTATAAGAAGGTACACGAAACCAGATTGGCTGAACACGTCTACGAAATTCAATGGTTCCACGAGGGGCACCTGTATTTTATTTGTGCCCTTCACGATGGAACATTGCCTATTTATAAAGTGACGGATGTAGAAGACAGCGATGGCGACGTtcatttggaattgaagacaCAATTGACAGGACACAGGTCGTCAGCTACAGCCGTAAAAATCGACCCCAGAGGGACATACTTGGCCGTTGGGTCCAGCGAAGGCGTTATCAGTCTCTGGAACACAGCCACCATGCTCAATAGTAAAGTGATTACCGATGTTGACGAGTCTATCAGTAGTCTAGGGATCAGTAGAGATGGGGCCTATGTTGCATCTTCTTATGATAATGGCTCTAACATCATAATCTACGACAACGAGGCCGGCAAGAAGGTGTATGAAGTGCCTAATAGTATGTCGGGCAAGATGGCATTTTCTTGTATCACCTGGTTTCCCAACAAGACTTCGTTTGCATACACCAGTGATTTCGGCACTACTCTTACGTTGATGAAAAAGCCATAG
- a CDS encoding predicted protein (go_function dihydropteroate synthase activity; 2-amino-4-hydroxy-6-hydroxymethyldihydropteridine diphosphokinase activity; dihydroneopterin aldolase activity~go_process folic acid and derivative biosynthesis; folic acid and derivative metabolism) produces MLNDKVFAKDIAATAITGKDAWNRPSPQPITISVSLDTDFHQASVTDNLKYSLNYAVISRNISEFMKANEHRNFKSLGNIAESVSEIVLDQKKGGGSKAEVVVKSVKSEIRADSVEYRLSRSKTDSEPIPDEIAVRGLRLLTIIGVFTFERFQRQIVDIDLQLKLHKESDVSIHEIIDDVVSYVESSNFKTVEALVMKIGQLIFQNHQKGVTSVFAKVTKPNAISYTEGVGVSSLMTKASFEGVEPIPKSDGFSTHLHPSEKFNLPTAAEDAESQANEEHVAYIAFGSNEGCQVENIQTALKLLEKYGVKVQSTSSLYISKPMYYLDQPDFYNGAVKVTFKNKSPHDLLAILKKIEYEDINRKKEFDNGPRSIDLDIILYDDISVNHEDLIIPHKLMLERTFVLQPICELLPPDHIHPVSAEPIHNHLSQLLLSKPNESVQESSDLLQLIPVPRLDNKDTILKFDQLKNSHSTLIMGIVNITPDSFSDGGVNFSKSVDEVLKTAKSLIGDGAHILDIGGVSTRPGSKEPTEEEELRRVVPLVKAIRASSDKQLSSCLISVDTYRAKVAEECLKAGADIINDISMGLYEEAIFDVVAKYGCPYIMNHTRGTAATMSKLTNYESNTNDDIIEYLVDPILGHQELDLTPEVNNLINGVSRELSLQMLKAFDRGVRKWQIIVDPGIGFAKDLSQNLQLIKHASLFKQYSVQVNVDISDSNHRNASNGIKHMYVSFNGLATLLGTSRKKFLGSIVNQPEASKRMVATAASVIACIQQKTDIVRVHDVKDIKEAVLTGDAIYRDSYKKS; encoded by the coding sequence ATGCTCAACGACAAAGTCTTTGCCAAAGATATCGCTGCTACAGCCATAACCGGCAAGGACGCATGGAACAGACCTTCACCCCAACCGATAACTATTTCTGTTAGTCTAGATACCGATTTTCACCAAGCGTCTGTGActgacaacttgaagtactcGTTGAACTATGCTGTGATTTCCAGAAACATCTCTGAATTCATGAAAGCCAACGAACACAGAAACTTCAAGTCCTTAGGGAACATCGCTGAATCTGTAAGTGAAATTGTTCTAgatcagaagaaaggagGAGGATCCAAAGCTGAAGTTGTAGTCAAAAGTGTCAAGTCTGAGATCAGAGCTGACAGTGTTGAGTACAGGTTGAGCCGTTCTAAAACTGATTCTGAACCAATTCCTGATGAAATCGCCGTCAGAGGTTTACGTTTGCTTACAATCATTGGTGTTTTTACATTTGAACGATTCCAGAGACAGATTGTAGATATAGATTTGCAACTCAAGTTGCACAAGGAATCAGACGTGTCTATACATGAGATCATAGATGATGTTGTTTCCTATGTAGAGCTGTCGAACTTCAAGACTGTAGAAGCATTGGTGATGAAAATTGGTCAGTTGATCTTCCAGAACCACCAAAAAGGTGTAACCTCTGTATTTGCTAAAGTAACCAAACCCAATGCCATCAGCTATACCGAAGGAGTTGGAGTGTCTTCCTTGATGACCAAGGCTTCTTTTGAGGGTGTAGAACCAATTCCTAAGTCAGATGGATTTTCCACTCATTTGCACCCTTCAGAAAAGTTCAATCTTCCcactgctgctgaagatgCCGAGAGTCAAGCTAACGAAGAGCACGTAGCATATATAGCATTTGGATCCAATGAAGGTTGCCAGGTAGAAAATATCCAGACAgctttgaaattgttggaaaaatATGGTGTAAAGGTTCAGTCCACTTCGTCGTTATATATTTCCAAGCCTATGTACTACTTGGACCAGCCAGACTTCTACAATGGAGCTGTGAAGGTGACTTTTAAGAACAAAAGCCCACACGACTTGTTGGCCATACTTAAGAAGATAGAGTACGAAGACATCAACCGAAAGAAAGAGTTCGACAATGGTCCTCGTTCTATAGATTTGGATATAATACTCTACGACGATATCAGTGTTAACCACGAAGACCTAATTATTCCTCATaagttgatgttggaaAGGACGTTTGTGTTGCAGCCCATCTGTGAATTATTACCTCCAGACCATATTCACCCAGTCAGTGCTGAGCCTATCCATAACCATCTTCTGCAGCTTCTCTTGAGTAAGCCCAACGAGTCTGTCCAAGAGTCATCGGATTTGTTGCAGTTAATTCCGGTTCCGCGACTCGATAACAAGGACACtatcttgaagtttgaccagttgaagaatctgcACTCCACTTTAATAATGGGAATTGTGAACATAACACCAGACTCGTTTAGTGACGGAGGTGTgaacttttccaaatctGTAGACGAGGTCTTGAAGACAGCAAAGAGTCTCATTGGCGATGGTGCACATATCTTGGATATAGGGGGTGTCTCTACTAGACCTGGCAGTAAGGAAcctactgaagaagaagagttgcGGAGAGTGGTGCCTCTTGTAAAGGCTATAAGAGCTTCATCAGATAAACAATTGTCGTCTTGTTTAATTTCTGTAGACACTTACAGAGCCAAAGTGGCAGAAGAGTGTTTGAAAGCTGGTGCCGACATCATCAACGACATTTCAATGGGCTTATATGAGGAAGCTATATTTGATGTAGTAGCAAAATATGGCTGTCCTTACATTATGAACCACACCCGGGGTACGGCTGCTACGATGAGTAAGCTTACGAATTACGAGTCCAACACTAACGATGACATCATCGAATATCTAGTGGATCCCATTTTGGGCCATCAGGAGTTAGATTTGACGCCCGAAGTGAATAACCTTATCAACGGAGTTTCCCGCGAACTCAGCTTGCAGATGCTCAAGGCGTTCGACAGAGGTGTGAGAAAATGGCAGATCATTGTCGACCCCGGAATCGGCTTTGCCAAAGACTTATCGCAGAATCTACAACTCATCAAGCACgcttctcttttcaagcaGTACTCGGTACAAGTGAACGTCGATATCAGCGATAGCAATCACCGTAATGCTAGCAATGGTATCAAACATATGTATGTCAGTTTCAATGGCCTAGCTACTTTGTTGGGTACGTCTCGTAAAAAATTCTTGGGCTCCATTGTCAATCAACCTGAGGCTTCCAAGCGTATGGTCGCTACTGCAGCTTCAGTTATAGCATGCATACAGCAGAAAACTGATATTGTCCGTGTACATGATGTCAAGGATATAAAGGAAGCTGTGTTAACGGGAGACGCTATCTACAGAGATCTGTACAAGAAATCGTAA
- a CDS encoding predicted protein: protein MFESKRKYGSLKRNSSPNQGSRISPPENESPTRIATHSQQLFESRPDHINVKTYKRRNTAKKPYIHISKKSDPILRTRDSSSFLDLEGETNSSIYSKYDNELRSDSDIDDFDAGLIDLEDIGKTQNIQKSHDYSDEVEGLIQVVEDENTDRVPSVSDSFALKIANGNVLQVMKEHQESKTDAVIDKFKKYAFPSPIRSRKELMRRADKYFDVLPLILKGKQAPSAYYLLAKNQANSSVHETLSATEKWQINWDKFCGGYYGFKRQSLIGNSISVKLAKELRAAHRNKTVSYWTTSGFATHVLANEVIIRMAMEDLSCDFDSAERIVMESVEYGKVIADATEIEDDLQADELVSKQSKKFMKQIDIVSKVNEHMEEKEQEEEIPSAKSQGTRDFLDQLVDSDSDSDPESE, encoded by the coding sequence ATGTTTGAAAGCAAACGAAAATATGGCAGTCTCAAGCGAAATAGTAGTCCTAACCAAGGTAGCAGGATTTCTCCACCTGAAAACGAGTCTCCCACTAGAATAGCCACACATTCACAACAATTGTTTGAATCTAGACCAGACCATATCAATGTAAAAACCTACAAAAGGCGAAACACAGCCAAGAAACCATATATTCATATTTCTAAAAAGTCTGACCCGATTCTTCGAACACGAGACAGTTCCAGTTTTTTGGATTTAGAAGGTGAAACGAATTCTAGCATTTACTCAAAATACGATAATGAATTGAGGTCAGATCTGGACATAGACGACTTTGATGCTGGACTCAtagatttggaagacatTGGAAAAACTCAAAACATACAAAAATCTCATGATTATTCTGACGAAGTAGAAGGACTTATACAAGTTGTGGAAGATGAGAATACAGACAGAGTCCCATCTGTCTCTGATTCGTTTGCTTTGAAAATAGCCAATGGAAACGTGTTGCAAGTCATGAAAGAGCATCAGGAGTCAAAGACAGATGCTGTtatagacaaattcaagaagtacgCATTTCCGTCGCCTATAAGGTCGCGAAAAGAGTTGATGAGGAGAGCAGATAAATATTTTGATGTGCTACCTTTGATCCTAAAAGGTAAACAAGCACCGTCAGCATATTATTTATTGGCTAAGAATCAGGCAAACAGTTCTGTTCATGAAACACTTTCAGCTACAGAAAAATGGCAGATAAATTGGGACAAGTTCTGTGGAGGCTATTATGGCTTCAAGAGACAGCTGTTGATAGGAAACAGTATTAGTGTAAAATTGGCCAAGGAACTAAGAGCGGCGCATAGAAACAAAACCGTTTCCTATTGGACGACGTCAGGCTTTGCAACACATGTTCTAGCAAACGAAGTCATCATAAGAATGGCTATGGAAGACTTGCTGTGCGATTTTGACAGTGCTGAGAGGATAGTGATGGAAAGTGTTGAGTATGGCAAAGTTATCGCAGATGCTACTGAAATAGAAGACGATCTACAGGCAGACGAATTGGTGCTGAAACAGTCGAAAAAGTTTATGAAAcaaattgatattgtatCTAAGGTAAACGAACATatggaagagaaagaacaggAGGAGGAAATACCCAGTGCCAAAAGTCAAGGCACACGAGACttccttgatcaattgGTAGATAGCGATTCTGACTCTGATCCTGAATCTGAGTAA